A region of the Sulfitobacter donghicola DSW-25 = KCTC 12864 = JCM 14565 genome:
CACATGATCCACCCCGAGGAGGTGAGCCAGCAAAAGCGGTCCTTTGAGGAGATGTCATGGTGCAAAGTCTGCTTGTTCATCTCAAGAATAATACCGCCATGACCATGCACAATCGGCTTTGGGTTTCCCGTGGTTCCCGATGAATAAACGATCCAAAGGGGTTGATCGAACGGCACAGGCGTCGGCGCAAATTCGGCCTCATCGTGCAACAAACTATCCCATGAAACATGCCCCTCGGGCAGATCCCCCACAACGGGTAGGGTCACAAACTGTGCCACGCTTGGCAATCCGTCAGTGATCTGCTTCAGCACATCGCGACGATCAACAGTGGCCCCTGCAAAAACATAGCCGTCTTGGGCGATAAACACTTTTGGCGCGATCTGCTTAAAGCGGTCAAGGATCGCAACATGCCCCATATCCGGCGCACAAAGAGACCAAGCAGCCCCAAGGCTGGCAGTCGCCAAAAAGGCGACAAGCGCGGCTTCTCCATTTGGCAAAACAGCGACCACACGGTCACCTTGCTCTACGCCCATGCCCCGCAAATGCTGCGCCACTGACGCAACTTTATCGCGCAGCTTGCCCCACGACAGATCCGTTCGGCCCAGTGTCTCGGAAAAGCCGATGATGGCGGGGGTATTCTCGCGGCCATCAGCATGGCGCAAGATGTTGTCCGACATGTTTAACATTGCATCAGGGCACCATTTGGCCCCTGGCATGCTGCGATCTGCCAGAATGCGCGAATAAGGCTGCGCGGCGCGGATATCAAAATAATCCCAGATGGCGGCCCAGAACCCTTCTAGGTCGGAAACGCTCCAGCGCCACATCGCATTGTAATCGTCGAATGTCAGGCCGCGCGTTTCGCCAAGAAACCGTTCAAACGCCGCCATTGTCGAGCCCTCTGCGCGCTCTTTACTCGGCGACCATAATTCTTTGCTCATGTCATCGCCCCATGCACCAATGCCCTCAGCTGGGGCCGCGCAGGATAGGAGCTGCTGGGGATCAGCTGGGTGAAAAAGATGACAGATAGATCAAAAACCGGATCAATCCAGAAACAGGTCGACGCCATGCCCCCCCAACTGAAATCTCCCACACTCCCCAAGGCGCGCGCGCGTGCTGGGTCCAGCAAAACAGCGCCGCCAATGCCAAAACCAGTGCCTTCCATGGCTTGTTCGGCAAAGCTGTCAGGCCCCATTGACGCGATATCACTGCCCAGATGATTGCGCATCATAAACGCCAGCGTCTTGGGCCCAATCACCCCCGCACCGCCCGTGCGCATCATCTCGGTGAATTTGAGGTAGTCGTCGATTGTGCCAACCAATCCCCCTCCACCTGAATGAAGCTCGGTCTTTAGGAACGGAGATTTGTCCGAGCCGTCGATCAGGCGCAGACTGTCCTCTGCCTTTTCGACCTTGCCCGTTGAAAACGCATTCCCAGCCAGCGGCGTGTAGCAGGCGGCGAAACGATCCCGCGCTTGGGCGGGTACGGAAAACCGCGTCTCATCCATGCCGAGCGGGTCAAAAATTTCGTCAACAAGGAACTGTTCCAATGCCTTGCCCGAGGCAACCTCGATCACTCGCCCGATAACATCAATGCCAATAGAGTAATTCCACCGCGCACCCGGCGCAAAGGCCAGCGGCAGCGCCGCCGCGCGATCACAGGCCTGCGCCAGCGTTTCGCGATCACCATGAAATTCGATCTTTTGATCCGTCATCGCCTGCCCCAAAACACCGGGGT
Encoded here:
- a CDS encoding serine hydrolase domain-containing protein, which codes for MPGFNATRLERIGGWMQSYVDRKRFAGASVLIAQGGKEVYYHDCGLRDVAQAAPWQRDTVARIYSMTKPVTSVALMMLAEKGLFHLDAPVSDFIPSFGEMTCLVEGATALDQVVPCETPTLHQLLTHTSGLSYAFNPGVLGQAMTDQKIEFHGDRETLAQACDRAAALPLAFAPGARWNYSIGIDVIGRVIEVASGKALEQFLVDEIFDPLGMDETRFSVPAQARDRFAACYTPLAGNAFSTGKVEKAEDSLRLIDGSDKSPFLKTELHSGGGGLVGTIDDYLKFTEMMRTGGAGVIGPKTLAFMMRNHLGSDIASMGPDSFAEQAMEGTGFGIGGAVLLDPARARALGSVGDFSWGGMASTCFWIDPVFDLSVIFFTQLIPSSSYPARPQLRALVHGAMT